A part of Solicola gregarius genomic DNA contains:
- a CDS encoding spermidine synthase → MEWRAGDAALRRRADGALELRVGGVFVMDDVETSSERLLARTMLDGLPDPRHVLVGGLGLGYTLREILGDPRIKRVTVAELEPAIPAWMHDGMLPGADLLTDPRVDLRIADVREVVDATERDDLDAILLDVDNGPGYLVHEDNAELYERPFLQRCADVLAPGGQLCVWSMAEAPELESAMQERFGRVETQPIPVRLQGRAESYWLVRGHGVAGDSLAP, encoded by the coding sequence GTGGAATGGCGGGCCGGGGATGCGGCGTTGCGGCGCCGGGCTGACGGCGCCCTCGAGCTTCGGGTAGGCGGCGTCTTCGTGATGGACGACGTCGAGACGAGTAGCGAGCGACTGCTCGCGCGGACGATGCTCGACGGCCTGCCCGACCCACGCCACGTACTCGTCGGCGGCCTCGGACTCGGCTACACCCTGCGCGAGATCCTCGGCGACCCGCGCATCAAGCGGGTCACGGTCGCGGAGCTGGAGCCCGCGATCCCGGCGTGGATGCACGACGGCATGCTGCCTGGAGCCGACCTGCTCACCGACCCACGCGTCGACCTTCGCATCGCCGACGTACGCGAGGTGGTGGACGCGACGGAGCGGGACGACCTCGACGCGATCCTGCTCGACGTCGACAACGGGCCCGGGTACCTCGTGCACGAGGACAACGCGGAGTTGTACGAGCGCCCGTTCCTGCAACGATGTGCCGACGTCTTGGCGCCGGGCGGCCAGCTGTGCGTGTGGTCGATGGCCGAGGCGCCGGAGCTCGAGTCTGCGATGCAGGAGCGGTTCGGACGCGTCGAGACCCAGCCGATTCCCGTACGTCTGCAGGGTCGCGCCGAGTCGTACTGGCTCGTGCGCGGGCACGGTGTCGCAGGAGATAGCCTCGCACCATGA